GTACAGTGCGCCGTCGACGCGCACCCGCACGTAGCCCTGGGCGCGCAGCTGCTCGAACACCTGCGCGTGCTCACCCTTGCGCTCGCGCACCACCGGGGCAAGCAGCATCCAGCGACGGTCGGGATCGAGCGCCAGCACCTGGTCGACCATCTGGCTGACGATCTGCGCTTCCAGCGGATAGTGGTGGTCGGGGCAGCGCGGCTGGCCCACGCGCGCGTACAGCAGGCGCAGGTAGTCGTAGATCTCGGTGATCGTGCCGACGGTGGAGCGCGGGTTGTGCGAGGTCGACTTCTGCTCGATCGCGATCGCCGGCGACAGGCCCTCGATGTGGTCGATATCGGGTTTTTCCATCACGCTCAGGAACTGCCGCGCATACGCGGAGAGCGACTCGACGTAGCGGCGCTGGCCTTCGGCGTAGATGGTGTCGAACGCGAGCGACGACTTGCCCGATCCGGACAGGCCGGTGACCACGATCAGCTTGTCGCGCGGCAGGTCGAGGTCGATGTTCTTGAGGTTGTGGGTACGTGCGCCGCGGATGCGGATGTAGTCCATCGCCATCGGGTGGGGTCCGGGTGGGGCAGGGGGAGTGGGACAGGACGGGCAGGGCAATCAGGCAGCCTACCGAGCCGGGTATTTGGGGGCAAATCCGCGGATTGCCAGCGCCTGGCGGCGTGCCGGCGCGGCTTGCCCGGGGCAGCAAAAAGGGGCCCGGCGAACCGGGCCCCTTGATTACAGCGTGTTACCGGGTGATCAGCGACGCGCGGTGTAGTTCACCGTGGTCGAGGCGCACTCGGCGGTCCCGGCATTGCAGACCTCGTACGTCGTGCTGCCGGCACCGGGGGCGCTGGCAGTGAACGTGTGCAGCAGGTAGCCGCTGTTGGCCACCGTGGCCACCGTCGCGCCATTGCGCTTGATGTCCACCTGCTCGCCGCCACCTTCCCACTTCAGCGGCACTCGGACGCGCAACGCCTTGAGCGCGAAGGCATAGGCTGCCGACACGTTGGTGGGCGGCTCGCCGGCCGGCCCGCCGACAAAGCTGCCGGTGAGGCTCACGCCCGTCGACGCGGCATAGCCGTCGAGGCGGACGAACCACTGACCCGCCTCGGGCGCGGCGATGGTGCACGTCTCGTTGCTGCCAGACAGCCATGGACGGCAATCGTAGGCCGCGTCGGTCGGGAGGCTGCCGCGGCGGACATACAGGTCCGTATCGCCGTTCGTCCCCGTCATCTGGAACTTGAGGTCGGTCGCGCCTGCCGGCACGTCGAGCACGAAGAACAGCTCCTGGTTGGTCGCGAGGCTGAGGCCCGACACGGTGACGCCGTTCTGGAGCACGGTCGTCGTCGGCGGCGGCGGACCTTCCTCGGTGTAGGTGCCGGTCAGCGTGTACCCGGCGGACGCGGTGTACGCGTTCACCCGGACATGCCACTGGCCTGCCGTGGGCGCAGTGAAGGAGCAGAGCTCCGACACCGTGCCACCCGTCCAGGGACGGCACTGCCAGATCGAGTTCGTCGGACGCTGGTTGTACTGGACGTAGATGTCCGAGTCACCCGCGGTGCCGGCGCCGAGGTTGAAGTTCAGCTGACCCTGGCCGGCCGGGACGTCCAGCACGAAGTACAGGTTGTCGTTGGCCACCATGTCCGGCAGGTCCACCGTCACGCCGCTCTGGAGTACGGTCGGCGGCGGCGGCTCCGGCGGTGCCGGCGGGGTCGGGGGCAGAGGCTCCTCGCCCCTGGCGACCGCGACGGCACGGCCGGCGTCGATCATGCTGGCGCACCAGCGCTCGGCGTTGTTGCAGCCCGCGACCAGACCGTTCGCCGCGAACGCGGTGTTCTCGAGGATGGTCTCGACCTCGGCCGGCGGCAATGCTTCGTCCGCAGCCTCCATCATGAGCGCGATGGTGCCCGCGACGTGCGGTGCCGCCATCGACGTACCCGCATACCAGGCGTACGAGTCCGCGCCCTGGCCTTCGAGTCCGGCGTTCAGCGTTGAAAGCACCTGGTTGGTGGCCGGCTGCGAGCCGCTGCCGGCCGGAGCCGCCACGTTGATGCGCGTACCGAAGTTGGTCGACGCATAGGCGGTGTTGTTCGGCCCGGTGCCCGCGACAGCGATCACGCCATTGCAGCCAGCGGGGGAGAACCCGCTCACGTTCGCGCTGGAGTTGCCGGCCGCGGCGACCACGACGGTGCCGTTCGCGATGGCGATGTCGATCGCATCCTGCATGGCGGTCGGGCAGACCGTGGTGCCACCCAGGCTGAGGTTGATGACGTTCGCGGGGGTGGCATTGGTCGGAACACCGGCCACCGTGCCACCCGACGCCCAGACAATGGCGTCGTTGATGTCGGCGAACGTGCCACCGGCATTGCCAAGCACGCGCACGTGCTGGACCTTGGCGCCATGTGCTACGCCGGCGACGCCGACGTTGTTGTCGGTAAGTGCGGCAACGGTGCCGGCGACGTGGGTGCCGTGCCAGGAGCTGTCGTACTTGTCGTCCCAGTCACCTTCGTCATTCGGGTTCGCGTCGCGACCATCGTTGTCGCGGGCGTTGGCCGGATCGCTGATGAAGTCGTAGCCGGCGATGAACTGGCCCGCGAGGTCGGCATGGTTCACCTGTCCCGTGTCGAGCACGGCGACGATGTAGCCGGCGCCGTCCACCGTATCCCAGGCTTCGACGGCGTTGATGCCCATGCCGCCGCCCTGGTAGTGCCACTGCTCGGCGAACAGCGGGTCGTTCGGCGTGAACGCGCGGTACATGCGGCCGTTGGGGTCGACGGCGCGGACCATCGGGCTCTTCATCAGCTCGATGGTCAGCTGCTTCAGGCCGTCACGGTCGAGGGCACGGCTGGTGCGGACCAGCTTTGCCCCGGTGGCCAGGTCACGGTCGACCGCGATCTGGATGCCCAGGCTCTTGCCGACGGCCTGGAGGTGGTCACGGAGGGCTGCCGCGCTGGGCTTGGCGCCCTTCTGGAAGCTGATGATGAAACCGTCGTGGGTTTCGTTGGTCGGGGCCTTGAGGTTGGTCCCGTAGGCCTGGGCCGGCTTGGAAAACACCGGGCCCTTGGCGGTCTTGGCGGGCTGCCTGCCAGCCGAGTAGGCCGCGGGTGCTGCGACCAGTGCGGCTGCAATGGCCACCGCGAGCGCGGTCGTTGTCGTGGTGCTGCGAGTGCGTCGTGTCATTTCGATCCTCTCTCCCTTTTATCGATCCGAGCGCTTTTCAGGGCGTCGGCCCTATCCACAGAGTTGCTGGTGCGACCGCAGTGGAACTTGCAGGCCTGCCCGCGGCGCGACGGTTTGCGTCGGCGG
This Luteimonas sp. MC1572 DNA region includes the following protein-coding sequences:
- a CDS encoding S8 family serine peptidase, whose product is MTRRTRSTTTTTALAVAIAAALVAAPAAYSAGRQPAKTAKGPVFSKPAQAYGTNLKAPTNETHDGFIISFQKGAKPSAAALRDHLQAVGKSLGIQIAVDRDLATGAKLVRTSRALDRDGLKQLTIELMKSPMVRAVDPNGRMYRAFTPNDPLFAEQWHYQGGGMGINAVEAWDTVDGAGYIVAVLDTGQVNHADLAGQFIAGYDFISDPANARDNDGRDANPNDEGDWDDKYDSSWHGTHVAGTVAALTDNNVGVAGVAHGAKVQHVRVLGNAGGTFADINDAIVWASGGTVAGVPTNATPANVINLSLGGTTVCPTAMQDAIDIAIANGTVVVAAAGNSSANVSGFSPAGCNGVIAVAGTGPNNTAYASTNFGTRINVAAPAGSGSQPATNQVLSTLNAGLEGQGADSYAWYAGTSMAAPHVAGTIALMMEAADEALPPAEVETILENTAFAANGLVAGCNNAERWCASMIDAGRAVAVARGEEPLPPTPPAPPEPPPPTVLQSGVTVDLPDMVANDNLYFVLDVPAGQGQLNFNLGAGTAGDSDIYVQYNQRPTNSIWQCRPWTGGTVSELCSFTAPTAGQWHVRVNAYTASAGYTLTGTYTEEGPPPPTTTVLQNGVTVSGLSLATNQELFFVLDVPAGATDLKFQMTGTNGDTDLYVRRGSLPTDAAYDCRPWLSGSNETCTIAAPEAGQWFVRLDGYAASTGVSLTGSFVGGPAGEPPTNVSAAYAFALKALRVRVPLKWEGGGEQVDIKRNGATVATVANSGYLLHTFTASAPGAGSTTYEVCNAGTAECASTTVNYTARR